Part of the Antechinus flavipes isolate AdamAnt ecotype Samford, QLD, Australia chromosome 2, AdamAnt_v2, whole genome shotgun sequence genome is shown below.
attCCATGCACATAGAAAATCTGATGGTTTTTTcaactgctataaatacttttagtatgaaatgataaaaaaagacaCTTACCACAATCTATTAATAATTACCTCAACCCTTCTCTCTTTGATCTAAGAGACTTCTTCAGCAATTCTAGAAATATTCATTTACCTCTTACTCTTTGTTACCTTAGAAAATGAAGTGTTTTCTCATTCTGATGACAAATACTGGCACTTACAAGCCAAATGTTACTCTAGAagcctttcctcctcttcctctattggacttttctgttcttttcagtAAATGATGTTACTTGTCTACTCTAATTTGGCACAGAATGCTGCTTATTTGTTAATGCTTATTACTAATTGAAATGGAAGCTGAATATTGGAGAACAAAGTCCATTTGAAGTACTTTTATCCTCTTATTGGGGATTACTGTCCAGCTTGTGATTTCCTAAACTGGTTTAGGATCAacctactatttttaaaataagacttaAAATATTTGACTATCAGTTTGTGGATGGATGAGATTCTTTATGGGCACTGCAGGAACCCTAGGTGAGACAATTCTGGGAGGAGAAATTCTGGCCTAGAGCCATCTTTGCAAGAAGGAATTGCTTTATCAAAACATTCATCTTGGTCCTCCCAACAGCACTCCTTTTAAAGCCAGAGATAGAGCTACATGACTTGGACATGCCTCATGTTAAATAACTGTAGTTATTTAATTTGTCTTGATTAAGAATCTTACTGTGGATTGCAACAtttgtatattaaattttaatacacTGTTGGTCAATATCTACGGCCTATAAATAAAAGGATTCTCCAGGCTCCTGGGAAGATTCTCTCAATGAATTTCAGGTAATCAGAAGCTAATACTTACTGAACTCAGGTAACTTACATATTATCCAGTCTATTCTGGATTGGTCTTAATTGTTCTTATCTTCTCCTATCTTCTGCTGAACTGTCCATTCATCATGTTTCCTATAATTCCCAGGTTCGAGATGAGTCAATTCACGATGAGAAATCTCTATCTTGTGTTTATGgtgctttttgttattttctttcctgcTGAAACAGGTAAGGAGAACATTGACAAAAAAGATAAGTGAAAGATGAGTCTTGTTGGGCCCccgaattttttttaacaactggAACTTGGACTAGTTCTGGGTCTTCCTTACCCCTAAATTAGATTGCGAATAATGTCACCTTCCAAAATTCTAAGGGGCTGTTTAGTAAAACAGTATTCATTCAGATAAGCAAATGCTGCATTTGTATCCAGCAGGTGGAAGGATAGGAAGTATAGGGGTGATTGTAGTTacatatttaaaggaattttaaacaGAATGGAAAGAGAGGTCAAGGAAGAATGAGCTATCTCTAATATGGTTTCAATATCATACAAAGATTGTTTCATTTGAGTCAAGTCTGATGAGTTGACTCAAGCATTGACTTCGAAGTCAAAAGTCCAGAATTGGAAAGTCAGCTCTAGCACCTACTAACATTGAATGAAAAGGTCACACCAACTAATTGGATGAGCCTAGTAAGTCAAATGAAATGCAAGATTTCTTATTGCACTGCTCAATTCcaatgaaaaatatgaagatCAAAAGAGGACTTGtctaaagcaaagagaaaaaatacatataaggTATGGTTTAGAATCTAGGAAGAGCATGAAGGAAGGCCTAATTttgaaaagaagataatttttctctttgtaagtAGATTTGGAATCCAGGCCACTGATTCTAGGATAAaattctttccactattccacTCCGTAATCCCCTGTATCCCTTTATGTTACTAAATCAGATATCAGATCACATACTATACTTTGTCTGTACCTTCGCTAAGAAGACTTTCTTCCAGGAACTTTCCTGATTAAATCagaagtgatctttttttttaagcatgaaTTTCTGggatgctgttttttttttaaagggcatgatatttttttcatttccaatcatttgtctttatgtctctttTCCTCACCAGATTGTAACATTCCTCATTACAGGGAATAAGGCTTATTTTTTCATGCATAGGTCCCTACAGTCAAGCAAATAGTTCCTAAAACATCAGTTCATACTGAAGTATTTATCATGTGTCTTCTCCTTTCCAGAGATAGTGAATAcaaaagaaattgtgaaatatGACATTCTGTTGGGGATGTTGTGGGCAAGCATtacatatatctgtgtatgtatgtatgcatatatgtgtgtgtatgtatatgcatatcaGAAAATAAATCCAATAGTAATAGCAGTTGAAGAGGGAACTAGAATACTGAGGAATTAGCATAGGTTGCATGTAGATGTTACTTGAATCTTGAATTTTGCTGAATCTTGAAGTAAAATTAACACTTCTAAGAGGTCAAGGTGAAGcaattactaaagaaaaaaatttaaataatgaatcaTGTACTTATGGGGGGAAATATCTTCATAAGAGGTAGTGGGGAATTTAAAGGTCAAAGAGAAGAATCTGGTTTTGATCTTCAAAGCCAGGGAAGTTTCCTGAGTAGTAGAAAGACATGATAATACACATATTAtgacaatgaaataataagtcCATTCACAATCCCAatgtgattctcacaataatctcgggactttttaaatttaggtaggatgattataattttttgaaaaaggaaattgaCTCAAAAAGTTGAGATAATTTTCACGAGGTAAGAAAGCTAAGAAATGTTAATGTTGAACTTGGAAAACAATTCTATTATCAATTGCTCAGTTATCTCCATTGTATTACATTATTGTCAAACAATGATTCTTTAAtagtgtttcttttttcacaggTGGGTATCCAAATAAAGACATTTTTGAGTGTATGCTTAACAGAGGTATCTGTGTTAAAGGAGCTTGTAATACTATAAAAGCAACCATTGGTACCTGTGCTGGTAGGAAATATGTGTGCTGCAAGTattgaatataaagagaaaaaacttgTGTGTGGAGGCTTTGGGGAATGGAAATGTAAAAAGGTAGAAGACTGGATGAAATTCATGGAATTGACTATTCTTATTTTACCCAAagagaatctcattttaaaatcccacttgaaataaaaatgattcctGGATTGTTGGTCATTTGATGAGATAAAATGTCTataaaaaagccataataaaaatgTACATTCCTTAGTATGGAGGAGTGTATGAATAGAGAATTAGCAATGAAGCCAAGATCTgaagtcccatctctgacatacAGTAGAAGTGAAATCCCAGAGAAACGATCACTTTCTCCATGCTACACACAATTCTCTATGACTTTAAGTCACAGATAAGTGCCAACTTGTTAGCAGAAGGCATTTCCTCTCTTGAAAGCTGtctatactgatgaaatcccAGGCTAATTTCCTCTATATTTTACTCAATGTTTTAATCAGATTCATATTTTCCAGAACCCTTCTGCCACTGATAAGTTATATTCCCTTCCCAATTATGTATATCTTCTTTAAGAATATTGGAACCCAAAAAAATCATCTCTTGCAAGCTAGTCCTATAGCAATGTACACCTTCATCTTAAACATGGGTAATACAAAAGGGGAATCACACAGTCCATTACTAGATGTAATCAAAGACTTAGTGATGTGGTGTGATATTCCAGAACTTGCACTCTGTTCAAAAGCCTCCAAAGTCCAGTGTCACCTTAACATCACAATGAGttatcagaacaaaaaaggagaTAGAGCTTGATATTGAATccaggtagaaaaaaaaagaagaaacagaattgtAAATTAATCTCATTTAtgagtttcaaagaaaaaaggtTTTCAACAAAAGTTGGCAAAAGGactataacatttaaaaaagattaatcaCTCTAATGAAATTGTATTAACTGAGGACTTCAAGGGTGTTTCTATATtaaggaaaaagtgagaatgttttGAGTATTTCAATATTTAAGTGatcataaaacaattaaaaacatgTCTTATGAATAAACACAGAAAAGATCTTTGTgtaaaatttacatttatgtttaaaaacatAAGCTTGGAAAGACCTTTAATATGTGAGGGGGGGGGAAGTATACATCTACAAAAAAGACGGTTTCTTCTGGAATAGCAAAACACGTGAAGATTTTCTTCTAAGAATTTAGGGCACATGTACTTTAAGGTGGTGGACGatgtcttctctcttttcatcattGAGTGATATAGCTCTGGAAGTGGTAGGTAGAACAGTAAGATTAAGAAAGATaattaagatatataaaaataggtaAAAGACATACAGAATTATATTTTGACAGATGACATAGTTGTTAACttggaaaacataaagaaattaattaaattgataCATAACTTCACTGAAATATTGGGagataaaataaatcaacataaaatAAATCAACAGAAATTGTTGATATTTTAATAGAAGACTAATAAAAAATCCAGAATAAGTGAGAGAAATCcatcaaattaatttaaaattgcaTAAAAATTATCTGGAATTTGACCTATGAAGGATCATAAAAGATTTCTACATAAACTTTGTATGCTAtgaaattatttaacaaaatgagcTATTATACAGTGGATTCTATACTAAAGGATAAGAGTTGCTTCTTTTGAGTGTGGTGAGAATGAAAGTATTAATTAAATGAACTTAGAGGCtgagtgctataccaatcaaagaGTTAAGAACCCGTGGATGCATGTTTTCATCATCTCATATTTATACACTGGAAATAATCTACTAGTATGTTTTACGACACTCCAGTATATCCTTCTCTCAGCTGCCAAAAAGATCTTTCTAAAACACAGGTCTTAAATACACAAGAGAACGTAGAATTCTGCTTTGTCCAGGAACTAACCAGAAGTTGTAGAACTTTCATCCAATTAAAATAGCATCTACATTGATGAGTAGGCTTATCTGTTCTCAGCTTTGTCACTTAGATGGTACTAGAGAGTAATAAGAACTTCTCAAGCTCTTCCCCGAAAAGGAGTCTGTTTTCTCAAGAAGCTCAGCAAACCCTTCTCTAAAAGTAACTCCAGGGACTGGTCCTGAATCTAACTTGTTTCAGTCCAGAGCAGCTGCTCTTGTTTTTTAGAAGAATATCTGCTGGGCTGTCTTTGATGACCTCGATCTTTGTCACTAATATCTCTCTTCATATGAaagatgttttctcatttttttctttaggctTTTAACTTAGCTTCAAATGCTGTGTATCAAGTTCTTTGTATGACTACTAACTTGTCAAGTAAGGTTAAAGTTAGTCTTGTTAAACTTACCTAATTCTGTCACATTAAATATCTGTGATTATCTAGCACCATAAGGTTTAACATAATCAGTGTGTGATTTTCCCAAGGTCCTCATCCatatttggaattatatttttccagttatgaGAAACAAGTGAAAAACtgaaaacacatatatacatacatatgcacataatacacacatatgtgtgtttgtgagcTGATGGATAATGATGTAATATTTTCAGTATCATAGTCATAATTCAGTGCTTTTTCCTTGGAATTCCTTTCTAATATGTCAGCACATTTATCTGAGTGGGTTTCTCTTAAGGTGTCAAATATAAGTTGCTTTTCTCACaggaaactcctttttttttttctgcccctGTTGGACAAGAAAGCAATTATTTCTGAAAGggaaaattcctttaaatgacAATAAGTGTTTTTAGTTTCTATATACCTTTCTgctctaattttccttttttttttcaattattgtttctattgttgtttttagatgctataccacttggtacatatatgtttagtattgatattgcttcattgtctatgctaccctttagcaagatatagttttcttccttatctcttttgattagatcaatttttgcatttgcttgatctgagataaggatggctacccctgcttttttgacttcatctgaagcataatagattctgctccagccttttacctttactctgtgtgtatctccctgctttaaatgtttttcctgtaaacaacatattgtagggttttgacttttgatccagtctactatctgcctctgctttatgggagagttcatcccattcacatttatggttaaaatgactaattctgtatttcctgccatctcgTTATCCCCAGattaagtttttcttttacttgcccccccaAACCTCTTTCCTAGTTTTAAACTTATGCACCCCACTTGTATCACACTGCTCACTCTCTTTATGATCCCTCTgtcctccctttgaatctcttcccctttcttgtacccttcctttattactctttttcttttcccttttcctctcccccttttaatGAGTTTAcagagaggattttctgtaaaacaagtatgtcaattattttctccttgagccaactctgatgagagtaagattcacacaatgttcctccctctctctgagtttcctcagatatgataagtttcctttgcctcttcatggaatgtagtttccctctttctatccctctttccccccttttctgacattatccttttccatttctacttcctttttaaaaatattgtatcagtaaaatcaaattatacatgtagtctttatgtatatccacaacagaaatacagttctcaagagttccttttaccttttctgcatctcttaagttggagatcaatttttttgtttacttctggttttttccttagaaacaaatggaattcctctgtttcattaaatgtccatcttcttccctggaagaaaatgctcagcttagctgggtagtttattcttggctgcattccaagttcttttgccttttagaatatcagattccaggccctttgatcctttagtgTGGAGGCAGCCAgctcttgggtgatccttattgtggtacctcggtatttgaatcgtttttttctggttgcttgtgaaattttttccttaatctgataattctgaaatttggccacaatattccttggagtttttatttcagggtctttttcagaaagtgtttgatgaattctttcgatGCTTATTTTGCCTTCtcattctattacctctggatagttctctttgatgagttcttgtaaaatagtatctaggctcttttcttcatcataatttttggaaagtccaataattctcagattatctctcctagatataatttccaggtctgtcatttttccaagtagatatttcatagttttttccagtttatctttttttggttttgcttgactgattcttgctgtctcaatgaatcattagtttctatttgttcagttctgatttttaatgaattattttcttcattagctttttttttttacttctttctgtatatgtccaattgaggttttaaatgaattgttttgctcaatggaatttttttccatttcactaaattttttttttagtgaattattttctttttccaattcacagatcctactttcttgcacgttctttgtcttttccaatccactaatcttactttcttgttcacaaatcttactttccaaagattttttttaccttttccaattcatatttccaagcttctctttcctttctccatttttcttctctcttttgagacttttaatggtctcttctatgagagcgTTATGTAAAAGcggacaggtaacattcccctttggggtattgccTGGTGGCTGTTTGTTATTAGTCTCTTCGGGGTTGCAGACCtactctttttctgtatagaagctgtcaatcattattttcattttttactcattttttaaagcctttaggatCTGTCTTCAGGGCAAGGGGTTTACCAGCTTTCTCTGCAGAGCTGGGAGAGATGTAAACCAGCTTCTGGAGTGTTCTGAGTGAaaatttcctccctcctccaaccGGAGGTGATTTAGCACTGGCATAGCTATGGAAGTGCCCAGTTGAACTGTGTGGTTTagtgactgccctaaggctagagaatAAGCGGTGAAAGTGTCGCTGCCCCAAGCCAGAGCCCCTTGTGGGGCTGtaggtattagcagctgaccagtaGATAGCCCAGCTGGACTGGAAGTTTCTGCCCGAAAGCAAATTGCCCTgcaaagttctattgccccagttgagccccccactgtgcagattagaggctgccccgggcTGTGCCCCCCTCCCGTGCAGGTTCGCAGGTGCCCCAGGGGAAAGCCTGGTACTGGGGGTTGGGGCTGCAAGCTTGTGCTAGCATTTGTGCTCTCACTTCTGGCTTGGGGCTCCACTCGGAGCCTCTAGTTCTCCCCTGTCTGCACTGATCTTCTCCCAAACCCCTTAGCACAAACTTTTTCGGGCGATATTCCAGATAATCttcggctggtgagttgttgtacttctaatttttatgagttgtagcagtcaagaCCTATTATTGAGGCtggatataatattgatagtgagggtaagagaggagctgaaaaagttgtgtgtgccttctccgccatcttatCTCCACCccctattgttgttgtttttattactgcatttaattctgttttcttttttctgtcttttgatattttcttatatttttgtattaatttatttCAGTAAAAAATTTTTCAGTGCCTTCCAAGTATCAGGAACTGTTTGAAGTGTTAAGGATAACAAAGCAAGCATTAACTGGTCCCTGCCTTTGAGATACTTTCATTCTATGTACGCATGTACATGAGAAtattaacactgggcactgaaaaggcaaatcttttcatatcctccttatccagagggatagaatagaaacaatgcttaataTCGATGActcaaagaggccactctctaggcaattgagtagaagatggaagtccaggctgaagagttcccatagtttccatctgttcattcacttttcttaaatcagtgagcatcctccattttcccgatttcttttttacaacgaacactggggaattccaaggacttagagaaggttgtaaatgcccttgttcaagctgctcctatactatatctaataaggcctgaattttatcgctacttaagggccactgttctatccacactggtgtatcagttttccattggataggaacaggtgaaagtgttgacaggccttcaacagcagccctgcttaaaaaaccgaagtactcatttttaaccctaattgttgtaaaatgtctcttccccacaaatTGATGAGgatttctcaactataaaagaagtaaaaactcctttttcaccttcaaaagtccatcccAAAgaggcagcactaacttcagctgctattgatcctccaatgccagacatgtaggtgtctgccttaatctttggccagtgactgggccactTGGCACCTCTAATGgctgtacgatctgcaccagtgtctaccaatccttctaatggtaggccatttatatagatagtgagcatagatcggtcagctgtcacagctgctgtctagtatattcctggattttgtggtctggagtcagaatctgggcgactatccccaggttgcttattaggattctgtatgagtaaacctgatgctactacttctcctgggtgataagtcacacattgtctacctgtattagtgactgggatatgatctacacattccctagtttcccacatcagtgtctggatgaacactgttttgtaagtgctctcaggaggtgCAATGGTCAatcctactgtgcctggaggcaagggatccataggttggagaggaacagatttcacctccccagggggtatctcagttgtcccagctgcatatagctctattctccccaattgtaatccctttctctcatcaTATGGCTTCCCAGCTGATtagtcatgtctgggtactggggttctaggcactctctgggtgtagcatcagctgctatcatgccccaagtgttttttgtcttgggccctggggctggaccCCTCATCCCGTTCCCTGAATCAGTTTATATTCTGATGCCTACTGgaaacctctgttgcattttggacatggggtattggatcttgttctcccacc
Proteins encoded:
- the LOC127548541 gene encoding gallinacin-9-like, yielding MNFRFEMSQFTMRNLYLVFMVLFVIFFPAETGGYPNKDIFECMLNRGICVKGACNTIKATIGTCAGRKYVCCKY